The Bdellovibrio sp. NC01 genome includes the window GAAGTTATTGTCGATCTTCCGGGCTTTGATTCGCCTGATCAACAGCCGGCAACGCCGTCACCGGTGCCTTTTCCTCCGACGACGCAACAACCTCAGCCGCAAAATCCTCCAAGTCCTGTGCAGACTCAATATGAAGGCGTTGCACAAGTCACCTCGGTCACTCGTAAGAGTGGTGGAGCGATGTTGAAGATCGCTTTACAACAACCTGTTATTTTAACGCGTATTGAAATCAAAGTTTTAAAAAGCCAAATCAAAATCTATGAAGGGCAAGTCATCACTGCCAGTGGTAAACGTCTTGCCGTTCGCGAGTTCACAGATCTTGATCCACAAGGTGTGGGCGCAACAATCGTTTCTGAAAATTTAAATATCAATGAAGCGATTGCTTCGATTGAAGTTCGCGGTGAATCTTTCCAAGCGGAAGCGGACATCGAAGTGAAAGCGATTTCGTCTTCAGGTGTTCCGAAGCTTTCAGTGCAAACATCTGAATTGCCAAGACCACTTCCGCCGGGACAACCGCCAGCACCACCGCGTCCACCAGCTCCACCGGCACCTCCTGCGCCTCGTCCGCCACAATACCCAGGCAACTGCATTGGTGATGTATGCCTTGGCGATCGTTTTTATAACGTGCAACGTGAATTCCGTCTTGTAACGGTGGTGGCGTTAGATCGTAGTAACAACTCTTTCACTCTGCGTTTTGATGACAACGGTGGAGTCGGTGCCGGCTGGGGTCGAGAAGCTCTGGCTGCGACAACGGGTTGTATGCAGGGTGTTTGTGTTGGTCAGCGTTTCTTCAATGTCTCGCGTGATTTCCGTGTTGTGACGATCGTTGGTCTACAACAAGAGGGTCGTTTGGTTCTGCGCTTTGAAGATAACGGCGGCATCGGTGGTAATTGGTCGACGACTGATTTAGCGGCGATGACGGGTTGTTCAGGAGACATCTGTGTTGGCGCAACCGCATACAACATCAACAGAGATTCTCGTAAAGTCACAGTTGTTGGTATTCAACCAGATACACGTTTAATTCTTCGCTTCGAAGATAACGGCGGTATCGGTGGAAACTGGACACGCCAAGATCTTGCCATCGCAAAAGGTTGTGTAGGTACGACGTGTGTTGGTGATCGTCTTTTGAATATTCAGCGTAATTACAGAATGGTTCGCATTGTCGCGATCGATATCTACAGTCGCTTTGTTCTTCAGTTTGAAGACAACGGTGCGATTGGTGGCAATTGGACCTCGAATGATTTAGCGGCCCTCAAAGGCTGTGGGCAAAGTTTTTGCGTCGGCGACACAGTTTTAGTCCGTCCTCGCAATAACCGCACAGCACGCGTTGTGGCAATTCAAGGAAACGGCCTGTATGTGCTGAACTTCCTTGATGTTAATCAAGTGGGTGGCAACTGGGCCGATGTGGACCTTTTGCGCGCAAGATAACTAAAAATTATCAAGTGCATTTTGCCACCGACAGCTTTGGCACAAAGTTTGGATTACAGGTTTTCGCTTAATTTTACTAGACACTAAGGAGTCTATTTTATGAAAAAAAGAATGATCGTAGGTGCATTGGTTGTAGCTTCTATCACTCAAACTGCAGGCGTAGCACACGCTTCTAAAGCAGATATCGGTGGCATCATTGGTGGTGTTATCGGTGGTCTTGCAGGTACGCAAGTAGGTAAAGGAAACGGCAGAACAGCCGCTATCATTATCGGTGCAGTTGCTGGTTCTGTGATCGGTAATAAAGTAGGCGCGAATATGGACGAAAACGATCGTCG containing:
- a CDS encoding beta-sandwich domain-containing protein; translation: MKRFLKQGLLATIAIVQVASIAHAQEVIVDLPGFDSPDQQPATPSPVPFPPTTQQPQPQNPPSPVQTQYEGVAQVTSVTRKSGGAMLKIALQQPVILTRIEIKVLKSQIKIYEGQVITASGKRLAVREFTDLDPQGVGATIVSENLNINEAIASIEVRGESFQAEADIEVKAISSSGVPKLSVQTSELPRPLPPGQPPAPPRPPAPPAPPAPRPPQYPGNCIGDVCLGDRFYNVQREFRLVTVVALDRSNNSFTLRFDDNGGVGAGWGREALAATTGCMQGVCVGQRFFNVSRDFRVVTIVGLQQEGRLVLRFEDNGGIGGNWSTTDLAAMTGCSGDICVGATAYNINRDSRKVTVVGIQPDTRLILRFEDNGGIGGNWTRQDLAIAKGCVGTTCVGDRLLNIQRNYRMVRIVAIDIYSRFVLQFEDNGAIGGNWTSNDLAALKGCGQSFCVGDTVLVRPRNNRTARVVAIQGNGLYVLNFLDVNQVGGNWADVDLLRAR